The bacterium DNA window AAGGCGGGACTTTCTTGAACACGGTCATTGAGTGCGAACGCCACGGCGGACCACACGACTTCATGTTGATGTTACAACAGATCGAACTGGAAGTCGGCGCTGTTAACGATAAACTCGGCGGCGCCCGCACATGCGATCTCGACATTTTGCTGTGGGGCGAGTCGGTAATTGACCTGCCTGATTTGCGCGTGCCGCATCCGCGCATGCACTTGCGTGATTTCTACTTGGTACCGTTGTGCGAGCTGATTTCCGCCGAGCTCCATCCTGTGCGCGGTGTGAGCTTCGCGCAACTATTGGCGGATGTAGATCTGCACAGTGTTGTCGGAGCTCCAGCCGTATGACAGCCATGGATCAAACGCGGCACCGCTATATTGCCATTGAAGGAGTGATCGGCGCCGGCAAAACGTCGCTGGCGCGCATTCTCGCCGAAAATCTCAACGGAAGACTTGTGCTCGAGAATCACGATGAAAACCCGTTTCTCGCGCAATTCTACAAGGACCAACGGCACTATGCCTTTCAGACGCAGATGTTCTTTCTTCTGTCGCGTTATCGCCAGCAGCAGGAATTGCCGGAGCCTGATTTCTTTCATTCCACGCTGATCTCGGACTATATCTTTCCGAAGGATCGCATATTCGCCTATATCAATTTAAGCGAGAACGAGCTGTCGCTTTATGAAAAGGTGATGAGTTTGTTGGAAGTTCGCGTGCGCAAGCCGGACATCGTGGTGTATCTGCAATGTTCGACCGACCGCCTGATGAAGAACATTCGCACGCGCAGCCGTCCGTACGAGCGCGACATGTCGGAAGAGTATATTCGCACGCTGAACGAAGGTTACAACCACTTCTTTTTTAACTACGACGAAACGCCGCTCCTGATCGTCAACACGACGCAGCTTGATTTTGTGAACAACCCGTCGCACTTTGCGGCGATCACGGCGGAGATTGAACGTGAGCAACCCGGCACACGCTACTACAACCCGGTGGATCTCTAAGATGCTTAGAATGCTTCTGGTGGTGGTGGCCGCGGTGCTGGCTGTGCGGATCATTCAGAATCTGTTTCAGTCACGCCGACAGGAAACAAACGTTGGCGGCAATCCGCAACGGCCGCGCGATAGTCGCCGAACCAACGACATTGAGGACGCGGACTTCCGCGAGATCAAATAATGCAGCGAATTGTGATTAGCACGTCCGAAGCGCCGGCCGCCATCGGACCGTATAGTCAGGGAATCGTCAGCAGTGGGAACCTACTGTTCACCGCCGGGCAGATACCACTCGATCCTAAGACGATGGAAGTCGTCGGCGCGAACGCCAAAGAGCAGGCCGAACAGGTGATGAAGAACTTGCGCGGAATTCTGCTTGCGGCGGGTACAAGTTTTGATCAGGTGATTAAGACGACGATTTTTTTGCGCACGATGAACGACTTCGCGGCGGTCAATGAAGTCTACGGTGCGGCCTTCAGCGGAGCGCCGCCTGCGCGCAGCACTGTGGCCGTGGCGGGATTGCCAAAAGACGTGCTCGTGGAGATCGAGTGTATCGCGCAAGTGCCCTCACGCTAATTGTTTTGTTGTCGCTATGCGGCTCGTCATTCGCACAGAAGATTGAGCGAGTGAAGCCGTTAAAGAGCAGTACCGGCGCCGTGCTACGGTCTTTGGCCGTACCGGGTTGGGGACAATTCTACAATGAATCGTACTGGCGCTCGGCGGCGTTCTTTGTGAGCGAGTCCGTCATGTTGATCAACATTTCGCGCAACAGTGATTGGATGATGGCCGCAAAGAAGACGGACAATTTCGAGAACGAACAGTTCTACCGCAACTCGCGCAACAAGCTGATCTGGTGGTTTGCCGCCATCAAGCTGTTGTCAATTGGCGACGCCTATGTCGGCGCGCACCTGTTTAAACTGGACGTCTCTCCGAGTTTGACGCCGGAAGGTGATTCGGAAGTTCAAATTCGCGCGACGATTCCATTCTGATATTCGTAATATGTCGTTTATAGACAAATTGGTCGTCACGACGTTGCCGTATGTGCCCAAAGGGCTTGTGCGCAAGGTCGCCGGTAAGTACATCGCTGGTGAATCGCTGGCGGAAGCCATGCGAGTCGTGAAAGACCTGAACAGCCGTGGCATGCACGCCACCGTGGACGTGTTGGGTGAATTCGTCAACGATCCCGCGCAGGCTCGCGAGGACGTCGAAGCGTATTTGCGGCTTATTGATGCCATCGCGGAGAGCAAGCTCAAGACCGGGGTCTCGGTGAAACTGACGGCCGTTGGTCTGTCCATCAGCCCGCAGCTCGCGCGCGACAATCTGCGCGAATTGCTGAATGCGGCGAAAGCGCATGGCGTGTTTGTGCGCATTGACATGGAAGACTCTCCCTATACCACCGAGACGCTCGCGATTTACGACGAGCTCCGGTCCGAGCACAAACTTGGCGTCGTGGTGCAGGCTTACCTCAAACGCACCGCCGACGATGTCAAGCGACTGATGGACATTGGCAAGTGTAATTTTCGTCTATGCAAAGGTATCTACGTAGAGCCTGAGGCCATCGCGATCAAGGACCGCAAAGCGATTCAGGATAACTTCCTGCATCTTCTCGATCTGATGATCAGCGGCGGCGCGCAGGTCGGTATCGCGACGCACGACCGCTATCTGATCGAGCAGTCGGAGATCATGGTGAAAGAGCGCGGTGTGGACCCCAAACAGTACGAGTACCAGATGCTCCTCGGTGTGCTTCCCGATTTGCGCGACGATGTTGTGAGGCGCGGACATCGCATGCGCATATATGTGCCCTTCGGCGAGGCGTGGTACGGATATTCGACGCGCCGCTTGAAGGAGAATCCGGCCTTGGCGGGATACGTTTTCAAGAGTATGTTCAAGGCGGGCTAAGGAAATTACTCAAATAATGAGGCAGAAGTCGGGTCACCGCGGTCAATCGTGTGGTGACCCTCTCTCTGAGTGGACATGAGCATTCCGGACAAATGGCTGAATACGATCACCTGCGGCGATTGTTTCGCGATGTTACGCGAGCTGCCTGATCTTTCCATTGATCTGGTCGTGACCGATCCTCCGTACGGGATTGACTATCAGTCAAATCGCCGCACGGCGCGCGAGAAGCTACCCAAGTTTGCCAACGACGCATCCCTCGAATGGGTTGCCGATTGGGTGGACGAGGTTCACCGCGTCTTGAAAGACGACACCCACTTTTACTGCTTCACACGTTTCGACACGTATCCATTGTTTTACGCTGAGATTGCACGTCGCTTCGACGTGAAAAACTGCCTCATCTGGGTCAAGAACAACCACGGAAGCGGCGACTTAAACGGATCATACGCGCCGCAGTACGAGATGATCATCTTTGCTCACAAGGGCAAGCGTCACCTCAATGGTAAACGCGATGCCGATGTCATGGAGTGCGACAACGTTCCCTCGGCGCATCGCTTCCACTCGACACAAAAACCGGTAGAACTGCTGCGCGTTTTAATTGAGAAGAGCAGCGACCCGGGTGACATTGTGCTTGATCCGTTCGCGGGGACGGGCAGTACGGGGCTTGCCTGCAAGGCGACCAGCCATCATGACGGCGACGGCCACGAGCGCAGTTTCATACTCTTTGAATTGAACTCGGAATTCGTCAGCAAGGCGCGCGCCGGCGGTCTTGGAGTGCAAGAGGAGCTGCTGGTGGTCAAACGCGACAAACGCAAGCTCAATGAGCCTAAGCTGCGCGCAACGGCGCGTCCGCGCCGCTACGTCGCGCGCAAGGACCAGACGCTCTGGCTCACGCTGGACTGACAAGCGAATATCATGAAATGCAAAAGAGCCCGTCGCGCGACGGGCTCTTTCTATTCCTGCACTTTGCATCCGTTACTTCGTCACGCCCAGCGCTTTGCCGACCTTCTTGAAGGCTGCAATCGCCGCGTCAAGATGATCACCGTCGTGCGCGGCGGAAATCTGCACGCGAATGCGCGCCTGCTCCTTGGGCACGACCGGGAAATAGAAGCCGATGACATAGATGCCCTCATCAAGCATCATAGCCGCCATTTCCTGCGCCTTGTGCGCGTCGTAAAGCATAATCGGGACGATTGGATGCACGCCGGGTTTAATATCAAAGCCCGCCGCGGTCATCGCTTCGCGGAAGTAACGCGTATTGTTATGCAGCTTGTCGCGCAGCGCCGTCGTTTCCATCAGCATGTCGAGTGCTTTGTTGGCACCCGCAATGATCGGCGGCGGCACCGTGTTCGAGAACAAATAGGGCCGTGAGCGTTGCCGCAGAATGTCCACGATTTCCTGTCTCGCCGCAGTGAAGCCGCCCGACGCGCCGCCCAACGCCTTGCCGAGCGTTGAAGTGACGATATCCACTCGGTGCATCACGTCATGATGCTCGTGCGTTCCGCGGCCGTGCTTGCCCATGAATCCCGTCGCGTGCGAATCGTCGAGCATGACCAGGGCATTATATTTCTCGGCCAAATCGCAAATTTGCGGCAGCGGAGCGACAGTGCCGTCCATCGAGAACACGCCGTCGGTCGCCACCAGCCGGAAACGCGCGCCCTGCGCCTC harbors:
- a CDS encoding deoxynucleoside kinase, which gives rise to MDQTRHRYIAIEGVIGAGKTSLARILAENLNGRLVLENHDENPFLAQFYKDQRHYAFQTQMFFLLSRYRQQQELPEPDFFHSTLISDYIFPKDRIFAYINLSENELSLYEKVMSLLEVRVRKPDIVVYLQCSTDRLMKNIRTRSRPYERDMSEEYIRTLNEGYNHFFFNYDETPLLIVNTTQLDFVNNPSHFAAITAEIEREQPGTRYYNPVDL
- the kbl gene encoding glycine C-acetyltransferase: MYNGFKEFLATELVGIRESGLFKSERIIDSPQGAEIKVRNRDVLNFCANNYLGLGDHPALIDAAKHALDERGYGMSSVRFICGTQDIHKKLENKLAKFVGMDDAILYSSCFDANGGLFETLMKEEDVIITDALNHASIIDGIRLSKAKRLIYKNADMGELEERLKEAQGARFRLVATDGVFSMDGTVAPLPQICDLAEKYNALVMLDDSHATGFMGKHGRGTHEHHDVMHRVDIVTSTLGKALGGASGGFTAARQEIVDILRQRSRPYLFSNTVPPPIIAGANKALDMLMETTALRDKLHNNTRYFREAMTAAGFDIKPGVHPIVPIMLYDAHKAQEMAAMMLDEGIYVIGFYFPVVPKEQARIRVQISAAHDGDHLDAAIAAFKKVGKALGVTK
- a CDS encoding proline dehydrogenase family protein, which produces MSFIDKLVVTTLPYVPKGLVRKVAGKYIAGESLAEAMRVVKDLNSRGMHATVDVLGEFVNDPAQAREDVEAYLRLIDAIAESKLKTGVSVKLTAVGLSISPQLARDNLRELLNAAKAHGVFVRIDMEDSPYTTETLAIYDELRSEHKLGVVVQAYLKRTADDVKRLMDIGKCNFRLCKGIYVEPEAIAIKDRKAIQDNFLHLLDLMISGGAQVGIATHDRYLIEQSEIMVKERGVDPKQYEYQMLLGVLPDLRDDVVRRGHRMRIYVPFGEAWYGYSTRRLKENPALAGYVFKSMFKAG
- a CDS encoding site-specific DNA-methyltransferase; the encoded protein is MSIPDKWLNTITCGDCFAMLRELPDLSIDLVVTDPPYGIDYQSNRRTAREKLPKFANDASLEWVADWVDEVHRVLKDDTHFYCFTRFDTYPLFYAEIARRFDVKNCLIWVKNNHGSGDLNGSYAPQYEMIIFAHKGKRHLNGKRDADVMECDNVPSAHRFHSTQKPVELLRVLIEKSSDPGDIVLDPFAGTGSTGLACKATSHHDGDGHERSFILFELNSEFVSKARAGGLGVQEELLVVKRDKRKLNEPKLRATARPRRYVARKDQTLWLTLD
- the folK gene encoding 2-amino-4-hydroxy-6-hydroxymethyldihydropteridine diphosphokinase, yielding MIEHVYIGFGANLGDRHANFASVMRLLRGRARVLRVANLVESLPVDGVEGGTFLNTVIECERHGGPHDFMLMLQQIELEVGAVNDKLGGARTCDLDILLWGESVIDLPDLRVPHPRMHLRDFYLVPLCELISAELHPVRGVSFAQLLADVDLHSVVGAPAV
- a CDS encoding RidA family protein, with amino-acid sequence MQRIVISTSEAPAAIGPYSQGIVSSGNLLFTAGQIPLDPKTMEVVGANAKEQAEQVMKNLRGILLAAGTSFDQVIKTTIFLRTMNDFAAVNEVYGAAFSGAPPARSTVAVAGLPKDVLVEIECIAQVPSR